One stretch of Mus pahari chromosome 5, PAHARI_EIJ_v1.1, whole genome shotgun sequence DNA includes these proteins:
- the C5H5orf30 gene encoding UNC119-binding protein C5orf30 homolog, whose protein sequence is MEVDINGDSRSTLTTLPLPVVEGSSPGKAEAEKPRCSSTPCSPMRRTVSGYQILHMDSNYLVGFTTGEELLKLAQKCTGGEDSKGEAMPPLRAKQLDTGLTRSSRLYKARSRYYQPYEIPAVNGRRRRRMPSSGDKCTKSLPYEPYKALHGPLPLCLLKGKRAHSKSLDYLNLDKMNIKEPADTEVLQYQLQHLTLRGDRVFARNNT, encoded by the coding sequence ATGGAAGTAGATATAAATGGGGATTCCAGAAGTACCCTGACCACCCTGCCCTTGCCTGTGGTTGAGGGAAGCTCTCcaggaaaagcagaggcagagaaacccCGCTGCTCTAGCACACCCTGCTCGCCCATGCGTCGGACTGTGTCTGGTTATCAGATCCTCCACATGGACTCTAACTACTTGGTTGGCTTCACCACTGGTGAGGAACTCCTGAAGTTAGCCCAGAAGTGCACAGGAGGGGAAGACAGCAAGGGAGAAGCCATGCCTCCCTTGCGTGCTAAACAGCTGGACACGGGACTCACGCGTTCCTCTCGTCTGTATAAAGCTAGAAGTAGGTACTATCAGCCGTATGAGATCCCAGCGGTTAATGGCAGGAGGCGAAGGCGGATGCCCAGCTCAGGAGACAAGTGCACCAAATCCTTACCTTATGAACCTTATAAGGCCCTCCATGGGCCCTTGCCTCTATGTCTTCTTAAAGGGAAGAGGGCTCACTCCAAATCCCTGGACTACCTCAATCTAGATAAAATGAACATCAAGGAGCCAGCTGACACAGAAGTGCTACAGTACCAGCTTCAGCACCTGACCCTCCGAGGGGACCGAGTGTTTGCTAGAAACAATACATGA